The region TATATGGAAGAAGTAAACACATCGAAATGAGATTCCATTATCTTCGAGTGCAAGTAGCATATGGGAAGCTGAACTCGGAACATTATAGAATTGAGAATCAGATTGTAGACATCATGACAAAAGAAGTGCATGTCGAAGTATTCAAGAAATTGAGATCAATGATGAATGTGTATAGCTTAGACACAACGAATTAAGTGGTGTGTTGAGAatgtaattttttttatcaaagCATCATTTCGATAGAGTCAGTTACGGTTGAAATGTTATGTGTGTTGAAATGTATAGTTGTCGAAATGTCGATAAAATTTTAGACTTAACTTTACTTGTGTGTTTTAGCTCAGTTAGTTAGGTTAGTTGGAGATTGCTTGGTACATAAGCAATCTCAACCTATAAATAGAGAGGTTCCCTATCATTGATTGTAATGCAAATGCATAGAAAATATTGAATAAACTTTAGTTTGAaggcagagagaaactctgcagaatttacAACTCTTCTTCTTCCCATGTTCtcaaaaaccctaatttctcaTATCTTCCTCAATTCACTTTTTCCCTTTCTTCATTAATAATCATCGTGCAACAGAATAGTCTTGCAATcaaggttggttgattcactcgagtgaagagtgaagaacaagaggaaTAATGAATCAAAAACTttgattcttgttcatcaagattgattcgAAATTCTTCAAGATTTGGTGAAATTCCACTTATGAAATTTGTTTTAATTCCAACGATGGAGCGGACATGCAAGTTTTACATCTCTAAAGACTAAAGttgaaatttttttattaatatttacGTCTGCAAAAGTTGCAAAATAATGGTGTGGGACCGAACAAATATATTAGTGAATATCAATCTAAAACTTTGATATGATCGTAAAAAAatacatattaaaaaaaaaacaatcCGACGAATCTGACTCGTTTTGTTACTCTTAAATAATCCTTAAGGCATAGTACTTCACAAAAACAGTCAAGTAAACCTCACACTAAATATGAGTTAAGAAGAAATGACAAATACTTCATCTCTATTATTGAAATTAATGAGTTTGGAAAGAAGGGGacaaaaaatttgtttgaaagAGAGAAAGTTACTATTGATGCTGCCCTACAAAATAGAAATCCCTTTAACATAAAGGAAATATTTGAACTCTCcttattattaattattaattaataaagTACTTTCATATTGTATAACTTTTTATGAATCGGGTACAATTTTCAgttttattataaataaaattgattttttttttaatttattctatgtattttatttatatacaattcagatacattaattattaaaaaaattaaaaaaataaaatttgtttATAATAATGATCAACTATAAACTGATTCTTTGAGTTGGAATGAATTAGAATAAACTGTAAAAAAAAATCTTAAGAAATTTAACACTAGTGTATATTTAAAGTTGATTTTCAGAACTTTTGTTAATCTGAATGAAACTCTTACCTCCTATATTGTATAACTATGTCAGTGTATTTATAAAAATACctcaaaaattcaaaaaatatttaTTTCTCGAATATAGTATCTGTCAATTAGATAAGTACTAAGTGATGCCTTGATTcactattattattattcttaATGGACCACAATTGATTCTATAAAGTCTCCAATTATTAAATAGTATGATACGTACATGTAATCATGTATAAAATACTCGTATAAAATATTCATGATTAATCAAGACACTCTTTGTGGAACAAATTTGTAGCCAGAAATTTCAGAAATTCACCACCAACCACTACGTAGTAGTACTTCACAACCTTAATAAATAAGAACAGTTTTTCACAACATTTTTAATGTTCTGTCCCCTTCCCCATCACCATCCTCATTTATACACCACCTAGGTTTCCTCTCTTTTTCTCCTTTCTCTATATAATCATTTTCAATTCTTTCTTCATTGCTTCAAAACTAGCTCTTCCACACTCCAACATATGAAAATCATAGCCTACCCCAAATAATACACATTCTATAAAGtctcattttatttatttattttcttaaatgTTTTATGTGTTTTCAGGATCTGAGATAACCCATTTTCTATAGAATCTTCTTCTCTTATGGATCTTGTAAGTAGAAAATTATTGATCCATTTTTCACAACATGGGTTGGAATCACAATCACAATCACATTCACAATCACAAGCTATTTCTCCAATAACAAGTTCTTCGAGTTCAATCTTTCATCCTCATATGCATCATTCTAGCACAAGCTTTCCAATCATAGCAATTGCTATAATCGGAATATTAGCAACAGCTTTCTTGCTTGTTTCCTACTACATCTTTGTCATCAAATGTTGTCTCAATTGGCACCGTATCGACCTTCTCCGACGATTCTCACCGTCTCGAAGACGGCAAGATCCGACAACAGGTTATTCACCGGGGACAGAGCCTCGCGGCCTCGAAGAGGCCGTGATTAGGCTAATCCCGGTGATTCATTTCAAATCAGAAGATGAAAATACAGACTCTGCCGAATGTGCTGTTTGTTTGAATGATTTTCAACAAGATGAGAAACTTCGGATTATACCGAATTGCAACCATGTTTTCCACATTGATTGCATTGATGTTTGGTTACAAAACAATGCTAATTGTCCACTTTGTAGAACAAGCATTTCTTTGACAAAAGGATACCATTTTGATCAAATGCTTCAACATAGCCCCTTTTCAGTTTCAACTCAAGATCAAAATCAGCAtaatgatgaagattttgttgtgATTGAATTGAGTAACAATGATGCAATGGAGTTATCATTACCATTACCATTACCATTACCATTGCCAAGAGCAAGTTCTATTAGTCTTTCGCCGAGAAAGAGTCGAAAAAAGTTGCATAAAGTGACAAGTATGGGAGATGAATGTATTGATATTAGAGCAACAAAAGATGAACAGTTTTCAGTTCAACCAATTAGAAGATCATTTTCAATGGATTCATCAGGGGATAGACAGTTTTATCTAGCGGTTCAAGAAGCTCTGCATCAACAAAAGAGGCAAATCAATGAAGTTAACAACTCCATTGAAGGATGCAGTGGCGGTGGCGGTGGCGGTGGTGGTGGAAGCGGTAGGGTGAAgaaatcattttttttatttgGATATGGAAGTAGATCTAGAAGTTCTGTTCAACCTGTTTATTTAGATTCTTgaaatttttaattttttgtgTTCAGTTAATGTTTGCAACTTGCAAGTTTCTTaggttttttttctttttcttttgggTTGAGATGGAGATAATAGAGGTTTGAATAGGTCATAATAGGATTAGGGATTGTAATTTGTATGACACAAAATTATTCAATTGGAATTAATTTTAATTTGAAACAATTATCTGTGTAATTAGGGATTGTTATGAGTTTTAAAATTGAAATTTCTACtattttgttttttatatttagagaagaaaaaaattataaaaaaaaatttcAACTTTTTTAATTTCAGATaattagaatttttttgaaaacaaatattcaaatatatatatttttttaataagaTTATTTTTAGATTTAATTACAATTTTGTTCTTCCAATTTTATTAACCATAAAATTAGTCTATTTTTTAAAATTCAAACAATTTTTTAATATCAATATCATATTTATcttttaacttttatttttaatttataaaatttcacaaaaattTCTATGAAATGATTTATTACGTAATAATTGACGTGTCGTAAATATAAAagataaataaaaataattttaattaaaataggaatattatttccataAATTAGATAAAATAGAGAATATAATTATAATTACAACTTTTTTGTTCAAAAGTACTTTTAGATTATATcttagaaaaataataaaaacaaattaattaaatattttaaacTAATTTTTAGCTTAAATTTGATTAACTGAATTTTTATAACAAGAAGTTTAATTCATTAACCATTTAAATTCTTTTTTCTTGAGTCCAGTTTAGTATGGAAATATGATTTAGTTAATCATATTTTTACActcttaaataaattaaaaaaatttaattaaaatgtCATGAATTTGTATAGACTATGGTATAATTTTAAATTTgtaaaatgaaaaaaaaaaggTGTTTCACTTATAAACTCATTTCATTTCACATTGGATATCATAAATGTAAAAGCTTGAACATCTCATTTGAAGTAAAACTTTCTATGACATTTTATCTCATTGTATGGGGTCATAATGTGGTCCATGATGATTAAAAAGTCATGAATCCATTATAACAAGCATCATTGCTGAAATCATCACATTGTTACCTTTTCCAAAAAGCAATCGTTTTTTTCCCAGCTATAGATCAAAAAACTTATTCCCTTCCATGTCTTGCTCTACTAGAAAATATCAAAAAGAGATATACCAAAATCTGGCTTTAAACAAAAAGTACTATTCAAAATTAAACCAAAAGAAATAGAAAAAGTTAACAAATCACCTAAAAGGAGAATCCAAAGATGAATAAAGTCAATAGCTACATGTGCCccaaaattgattttgaaaagagaagaaaatggtCCTTTCATATTGATTAAACAGTGTACACAACAACCCAAATTATAATTCTGTACACACTTTGTCACTGTGTGTTGTAATGTTGGTTGATGGAAGGTAAGGTTTGGTGATATTTGGGATGCTTTCTTGTTTCAACAGTTTCTTCTTCTTCCAGCTTGTATCAATCAATTATTTAATTTTGGAGTTGAAATATTATATTGTGAGTAATCAAAGTGTAGCCAAACTTTTTGGTTGTGGTTCATCATTGTGGTTATTATTTTTCTCAACCATAAATTTGTCTGCATATATAAAGGAATACTTTATGTTTAGGGTGTGTGTTTGGGTTTATTGTGAAAAGAATACAACCTCATTTTCATCAATAGATCAACTTTTGAAGTTAGGCCGAATTTTATTGTGGTTTGGGACCAAGGCTATGCCAACTAAatttgactttatttttaaaGTTTTGTTTGTTTCATGATATCTTTCTTTATTAATTGCATTCTTATGTTTATGTTTGGGTTGgagtttgagattttttttttaaataatcaagTTTACAACAaaattctttttgttttattaatttttaaaatatctatgatttaaacaaacaaaaattaCAACATATAGCACATGCCAATCTAATTGGTGATTTCGTTGAACAAATAAAAAGCCTAATCAATTGAATTGTTGACTGCATCTAATCTAGCCACTTGAAGTGACGATTATGTATAAGTCATAGGAACATTAGTCAATTCATGTCTCTTATATGTTAGTTACTTTTTTTAGTTATTTATGTTGTAGTCTCCAAGCATATGGTTGGTCTAGATTGTCGTCCATAGCTTAGTTATTTATGTTGTAATCTCCAAGCATGATGTTGGTCTAGATTGTCGTCCCTAGCGCCTGTCAACAACAATAACTTCACATTCTCCAATGTGTAAAAAAAATAAGTTACTAACATTATTTTCAATTATTTACTTTATCCATTATTATTTCtaaataatttattttaactCTTTTGGTTTAGATGATCAACTCGTGAGATTGAATTACAACATATGTCATAGACATTACATCACTACATCACTCAATATCGAAATCTCTTGGATCACCTAACATCAAACAATGTATTGCcattaaattaattattttataataaatGTTTTTAATATTAACcatttattaatttaatttatcTTTCTTCTACAGTTTATTTGGAGATCATATTGGGTCTGAGACATCATCATTAAATCAACGAAGAAGATGCAGTCGTTTGGTATGCAACAACACTGATCACCAGGTTCACCACTATGGAGATGTGACCGTGTGAAACTGCAATTTGACATGCATCAACATATCACATATCCCCTGTGGTGCCTCGGACAATGGCATCGATATAAAGTTAATGAACAACGAGCCTTTGACAATTGGAAAGACTTCACTAAAGCTGAGTGACGTCAATGGAGGTGTCATCATCAATGAGTCTTAGCTGACGTTGTCATGCCAACCGAATCTAAACCAACTAATAATTATATGTATTGGTACATATCAATTACAATTGGGTTTTTATTCGAAGATAGTTTTTTATACGACTCACGCCAAGCCACTTACACACAAGAAGcttcaacatctaacccccaacaaaATTATCAAACCACTTACAAACAAACCATATCCAACAAAATTATATACCCACAAACACTCAAACCCACAACCAATACATATCACACACCTAACCACAAATCCAAcagcataccccataccaccaccaacaaaaTGGTTATTATCAAAACACCCAACAAACATACCTCGCCAACACATCGTCCTACCATAGCCAAATTATCCAAGAAACATATGACATTAACACTTCCTACTATAGTCGAAACACTCTAACATCACAACACCAAAACATCCAACAAACATAcggctaccaaacaccacaatGACCATTTCTTCCATTTCTCAATGAAGCATTCACACCAATGTCGATATTCAATGGACCATGCCACTCATAAATAACCTCATCAACTCAAACAACACAACCCTACTACAATGATATAGGTAACAAACTCAGTTATGACAGTGCATCTTGAATACATAAGACTGTGTAGAATTACAAAAACTTATTAGGGAATCTAGTGAAGGAGAACAGCGATCCAAAACGCCGCAGAACTTAAattttttctcctttagtgatccttacgaatgggcatgatcagtgatagaatcgttacctcttgtggcgattgaaacctttgatgcaaatctagggagtgatcacgaacgttaAATGGTGACAACGCTTatactcaatccacacgaacggattccttcagtctcagtgctagctgctacgaatgaaggctttgagtgagagagacagagagagagagagagagagagagagagagagagagagagaaacgaaattttTCATCTGTGCcaatgcttatgcacaagggttctatttatagaaccacttgtgtggtctgcaagctaaaaaaagcccacttaagtgtatgtggcccatatcttatgatataccaaaatcacttaagcgcgtggtaccttaccatatttcgtattctacttaagtgaactgtaccttacggtgttccttatttactcaatctctcatcaatccgtccttttgtgtgtgaccctgtaggttttcgtgacattggcaattatattaaatcacgtatttaacataataaacagtgaccgatatctagcaacacatcacttctacccaagacatgaaaatgtcatgtgatctgacaaatccttttgtgataatactaTGTGTACgattacccttttgcccttatgtctatattgaacacaaggcatagactgtgtcattcttgtccagttcaatattgggcccgtagacatttatcctgttacgcaggatgggcaaattaCATCTTGGTCACTCATGTTCCGCAGTATgtttcgtggagtacccatcaactgtctttatggtcatccagttacggacaacgtttgatcaacaataaggcaccggactctacatctagggtccatagtggtttcaggtcgaaggatggtatacaccattatcaccatgagaataacttatgacacttcgcataacattctatatagtattcttatagcgggtcaatctagtattCTTATAGCGGGTCATTGGGAACGCACTCCAGGGGTCATTCCATGGTGAAAAAGATtttgagagcaggttattattaGATGACCATGGAAACTGACTGCCACATTCATGCCAGATCGTGTCACAAGTTCCAAATTTACGCTGATAAAGTGCATGTTCCTCCCATGCCTTTGAATATTTTGACTTCTCCGTGGCCCTTCTCAATGTGGGGTATTGATAGGATCAGACGTATTGAGCCAActgcttcaaatggacatcgtttcatcttAGTGGTtattgactatttcaccaagtgggtggaagctGCTTCCTACGCCAACGTGACTAAACAGGTGACTGCTTGTTTTATGAAACAAAACATCATTTGTCATTATGGAACCCCTAAGAAGATCACAACAGctaatgggtccaatctcaacaacaaacTAATAACGGGGTTGTGCAAGAATTTCAAGATTCaacatcataattcctctccttaccgcccgaagatgaatggggcagtggaggcagccaataagaacataaagaagatagtacaaaagatggttgtaacctACAAGGACTGGCACAAGATTCTACCTTTTGCTTTACATGGTTACCATACTTCGGTACATACCTCGACTGGGTAAACTCCATTTTCAttagtgtatggcatggaggcagttCTGCCTGTTGAGGTTGAATTCCCTTCTTTAAGGTTGATGACAAATGTGAAACTCGACGAGGTCGAGTGGGTGCAGAATATATTTGATCAGTTGAACCTCATTGAGGAGAAAAGAATGGATGTTATCTGTCACGGGCAATTGTATCAAAAGCGGATGAAGAAGGCATTCAATCAGATATTTCTTCCTCAGAGTTGCAAAGCTGGTGACCTCGTTTTGAAAAGGATTATTCTTcctgaaggagaagggcgatccaaaacgcagcggaattaaaaatttctcctttaatgatccttacgaatgcgcatgatcagtgatagaatcgttacctcttgtggcgattgtaacctttgatgcagatctacggagcgatcacgaacattgaacgatgacaacgcctctactcagtccacacgaacggattccttcaatctcagcgctagctgctacgaatgaaggctttgagtgtgtgtgtgtgtgtgtgtgtgtgtgtgagagagagagagagagagagagagaaacgaaattgcaagtgctaatgcttatgcacaagggttctatttatagaaccacttgtgtggtctataagctaaaaagcccacttaagtgtatgtggcccatatctcataatatgccaaaatcacttaagcgcgtggtaccttaccatatttcgtattctacttaagtacactgtaccttacgatgttctataattcacttaagtgcactgtatcttacgatgttccttagttactctatttctcatcaatccgtcctttgcgtgtgaccctgtaggttttcgcggcattggcaattatattaaatcacgcatttaacataataaacagtgagcgatatctagcaacacatcactgctacccaagacacgaaaatgtcatgtgatctgacaaatccttctgtgataat is a window of Lathyrus oleraceus cultivar Zhongwan6 chromosome 6, CAAS_Psat_ZW6_1.0, whole genome shotgun sequence DNA encoding:
- the LOC127098239 gene encoding RING-H2 finger protein ATL16 produces the protein MDLVSRKLLIHFSQHGLESQSQSHSQSQAISPITSSSSSIFHPHMHHSSTSFPIIAIAIIGILATAFLLVSYYIFVIKCCLNWHRIDLLRRFSPSRRRQDPTTGYSPGTEPRGLEEAVIRLIPVIHFKSEDENTDSAECAVCLNDFQQDEKLRIIPNCNHVFHIDCIDVWLQNNANCPLCRTSISLTKGYHFDQMLQHSPFSVSTQDQNQHNDEDFVVIELSNNDAMELSLPLPLPLPLPRASSISLSPRKSRKKLHKVTSMGDECIDIRATKDEQFSVQPIRRSFSMDSSGDRQFYLAVQEALHQQKRQINEVNNSIEGCSGGGGGGGGGSGRVKKSFFLFGYGSRSRSSVQPVYLDS